Proteins from a single region of Punica granatum isolate Tunisia-2019 chromosome 8, ASM765513v2, whole genome shotgun sequence:
- the LOC116188671 gene encoding pathogen-associated molecular patterns-induced protein A70-like: protein MSGETLPSTVSSTMDNLFSPAGLFFLLNLMIASIAISSRLSSSSSNDHGTSEHDDRYQQQQEQGEEEQTPSNSSSDTPTDTEPLSRSPSLLGRFRLFDIGRSGMPHQEQEPAEPEHEQETERQLDNDDQSYEEISRSMRADDAREETRDTEVQSRMRRSWSIKSDSGQYQRAGESSGEEEEVVERRRPATARDLREGDEEVDAKADDFINRFKQQLRLQRIESLTRYGAMMGLSGKK, encoded by the coding sequence ATGTCTGGAGAAACTCTTCCATCCACAGTGTCGTCCACCATGGACAACTTGTTCTCCCCTGCCGGGTTGTTCTTCCTGCTAAACCTCATGATTGCCTCCATCGCCATTTCTTCCAGgctcagcagcagcagcagcaacgaTCACGGAACCAGCGAACATGACGACCGATACCAACAGCAACAAGaacaaggagaagaagaacaaaCCCCATCAAACTCTAGTTCTGACACACCAACCGATACCGAACCTCTCTCGAGATCGCCGTCCCTATTGGGAAGGTTCAGACTCTTCGATATTGGCAGGAGCGGCATGCCCCACCAAGAACAAGAACCAGCAGAACCAGAGCACGAGCAAGAAACAGAGCGGCAGCTCGACAACGATGATCAGTCTTACGAAGAGATATCCAGGAGCATGAGGGCAGATGATGCTCGGGAGGAAACGCGGGACACAGAAGTGCAGTCCAGGATGAGAAGGTCATGGAGCATAAAGTCCGACTCCGGGCAATATCAGCGAGCTGGCGAAAGTAgcggtgaagaagaagaggtggTAGAGAGGAGGAGGCCGGCAACAGCGAGGGATTTGAGGGAAGGGGACGAGGAGGTGGATGCGAAGGCCGACGACTTCATCAACCGGTTCAAGCAGCAGCTTAGGTTGCAGCGGATAGAATCGCTCACAAGGTACGGGGCGATGATGGGCTTAAGTGGAAAGAAGTAA
- the LOC116215895 gene encoding probable beta-1,3-galactosyltransferase 12, which produces MAPYTPKPVKPQRPISYHPSSLSTLLLAFSIFSLIIGIFGISFSLYALRRPQPAPIFRCRSRDSLREFVALSGARKLGGAGELDYHRPKRVLGFVGIQTTFGSGDRRDALRSTWLASDPDGLLRLEQATGLAFRFVIGRSKDAHKMAMLKKEVEKYRDFMLIDVDEEYSNLPYKTLAYLKAAYELFEADYYVKADDDIYLRPDRLATLLAKERTHSRTYIGCMKKGPVVTDPKMKWYEPSGHLVGNEYFWHAYGPIYILSADLVASIAATKNDSLRMFNHEDVTIGSWMLAMNVHHEDNRAMCDPQCTATSIAVWDIPKCSGLCHPVSKLKQLHQINMCSKSPTLPPEDDE; this is translated from the exons ATGGCACCTTACACTCCCAAGCCGGTCAAGCCCCAGAGACCCATCTCCTATCACCCCTCTTCCCTATCTACCCTCCTCCTCGCATTCTCGATCTTTTCTCTCATCATTGGAATCTTCGGgatctccttctctctctacGCCCTCCGTCGGCCCCAGCCAGCCCCCATTTTCCGCTGCCGGTCCCGGGACTCGCTGAGGGAGTTCGTTGCGTTGTCGGGTGCCAGGAAGCTGGGTGGCGCCGGGGAGCTAGACTATCACCGGCCTAAGAGGGTTCTCGGGTTCGTGGGGATTCAGACCACTTTCGGGTCGGGTGACCGGAGGGATGCCCTGCGGAGCACTTGGCTGGCTTCTGACCCCGATGGACTCCTGAG GTTAGAGCAAGCTACTGGTTTAGCATTTCGGTTCGTGATTGGCCGATCAAAAGATGCGCATAAGATGGCCATGCTTAAGAAGGAGGTGGAGAAGTACAGAGATTTCATGCTTATTGATGTTGATGAAGAATACTCAAACCTCCCATACAAAAC GCTTGCTTACTTAAAGGCAGCTTACGAACTATTCGAAGCAGATTATTATGTCAAAGCTGATGATGATATATATCTACGTCCAG ATCGTCTTGCGACTCTGTTAGCAAAGGAGAGAACACATTCACGAACTTATATTGGATGCATGAAGAAAGGGCCAGTGGTCACTGATCCCAAAATGAAATG GTATGAACCTTCAGGACATCTGGTTGGAAATGAGTATTTCTGGCATGCATATGGTCCTATCTACATTTTGTCGGCTGATTTAGTGGCTTCGATAGCTGCCACCAAAAACGACAG TTTAAGAATGTTTAACCACGAGGATGTGACTATTGGTTCATGGATGCTTGCAATGAATGTCCATCACGAAGACAACAGAGCAATGTGTGATCCTCAGTGCACTGCTACATCCATTGCAGTATGGGACATCCCAAAATGTTCGG GTTTGTGCCACCCGGTTAGTAAGCTCAAGCAGCTTCATCAGATCAATATGTGCTCCAAAAGCCCTACATTACCCCCAGAAGATGACGAGTAG